GCCGTCGCACAACCACCGCTAGAGCACCGAGTCGTGGTGAGGATGCTTCCCGgccatctctctctcttcctctcgctCTCCCGCGCCCGCACGACCTCGCCGGAGTCCCCGAGCCGCCGCTAGCCGTCGCACGGCTGCTCGGGCCAATTTCGCAGCCTCTAGACCCCCTAGATCGGTTCCCCTATCGCGCTCTACCTCCCCGTCCAGACCGCATTCCAAACCGACGCCGGGAACGCGATTTCGCGTTTTCCCGGCGAGCCGCCGGCGTCCCGCCGCCGTTTcagccgccgcccgagccgccagccaaTCCCCTCCATCGGATCTtgatccaacggcccagatccGATCTACCCCGAGTCAAACGGATCTAATATCGGTCAACCCGTGCCtcttttgcagtttagcccttaagttttccagaaatcaacccgcagtcctttccagttcaaaagtaatcacGGATAggttcttttctttttgtttaggcccctgtagttttccaaaatagaacccgtcATCCTAGACCCCTCTGTTTTGCAGTCTAACCCCtctatctagggtttaattacaatctagcccctggtttcttcgTTTAaggcccttctagtttcaaatcttttatagataagcccctggagtcatgttttagccctaatttctccgttttaactccgatttcatcgattcttgcgctcacacgacccttacgacttatacaatAGTTTTAAAACattattttgctctatttatattgtttagtgtactgtttcttatttattgtatttgtttgcttgtatgtacttgtgtgataCGATAGAAGGTGCggagttcgagggtccgcaggagcaaagctttgaaggcgttcctgagcagcagcagttctttgccgaaggcaagtggtccttgatcatattttcatcctaataactttctaattatacatatttattttatatgcatgcatgtgtctagaatattacatttatgttgtagctatgctagttgcttataTTAGACTTTGGATGGCTTGGAAATCAAATGACCACCTATTTTCTTCATGTCcttggaatattgttatggtgataattaagatcattgaattaattgaaatatggagaaccacccaggaaattagtacaaccacagtactatatggctcttgtcttgactaattaattagaaaccttagcttgtcatggtcttaccgaaagggcaagaggggagtgcgttgatggggtatagctcagtcctcttggaggctttgtttatggtccttggctaaggtaccacctcattagggagagttatgaccactgcagcctgaaaccttagcggatcgttgcaagttagggaatctttgtaaaggcctcgtagtgaatccctgccactcacctcggaagtgtttaagggccttgcaaacccaagcattaagggaaacacgaattgtgggtaaagtgtacaacctctgcagagtgaaaagctaaggtgctcacggttaagagcggcttggaccctcacatgataattgaactcaAAGATAATTTAagttgatgttctttatttatttatgttgttgtaTAGTTTTTTCTATcttttatttaagggttggtataaccctaaacctagttaatgcttgctaaataaatttgaccaactagAAATGcatatcgcagtcaaaccatgtcagcttatccttgatttggccttgcatgtcatataatttacttcacttgctgagtaccaaccataagtgtactcacacttgctttattaaaacaaatgctgctcagaacaagataattgtccggagtttcctaaagattttgaggagtactaggcgtatgtctcccagtcaactgcctgtgaagttgaagttccACTGCTAGTcaaacgtttatttattcgtttaagattaagactttcagtcatgtaataaagtactatattTTCCTAtttcgttatgacattgttcggatatacacttgttttgtctatcatatgtgtggaacttgattctagcgcacatatgagatgcattcggttctcTTTtcaaaactgggtgtgacagaagtggtatcagagtcgtgttgactgtaggacgttagcctagttagcaatggtcgaattttaaggctCATCTTGCTTAGTAATCCAGCTTCATCTTGCTTGCTTTTCAAAATTGCTTAAatcttgattatatcactattgTCTCATCCCTGATGTCATGCttgcctctcaagtgtgttgatttTGAAACTtcttcttgctttaaggtcactcttagcattttctaaatatcctctatcttgcgctgtCCTCATTTTGTTACAGATGGCCAGGACCAGGCAGATCGCTCGCAAGCGCACCCGTGGGCCGCCTCACCCGATCCAGCATCCTCAGGAGgagtccgagcaggaggaaccCGAGCAGCCAGAGGACTTGTTCGAGTTTGTGGAGGTCGACGATGACGGCGATGATGACGACCACTACGGCTACTACGGAGGaggaggctgggtggacacCGATACcaaggaggagcccatggagctgccTGAGGATCATCCCGACGCCGCATATGACAGCCAGGAGGATGGTGCAGGAGGAGGTGGTGCCAATCCAGGTGCCGCAGGAGgagatgatgatgaagatgaggatGAGGACCCAGCAGAGCCCGATGGTGGTGATGAGGATCCAGATGAGGATCCAGATGATGGTCCAGCGCCAGCTGAGGCTACagacccaccaccacctgagccccaCTACGAGATGCAGATACATCATCTGGACTACGCTGAGGGTCCACTCCCAGCACTACTCTAGAAGGCCATGCAGAGAATCGGCTTTCCACTGATGCCACGCTATGAAGCTCGCATGTACAAGAATGCTCAGCAGGAGGAAGAAtggttggtggcagtggtgatcagtgTCCCAGATGAGAAGAATGGCAGCCAgatggagtactacaagcacttcgatgatgtgcccaggaggactttggtcgcagggactagtgaagctgccaggagggcTCTCTACTATCTCTGTCATATGTATCGGGAGGAACTCCAGGGCACCGAGTTCCGACTGTTTCCACGCCGGAAGAAGGGTGGCATGTGTGCACAGATTCCTGCCCCACTTCCTACAGACAGAGGTCCGCTCATGGATACTACACAGGAGTTGGTCGCCGCCCTTAGCACCAACTTGGATGCAGCTGGGGCAGAgctccaggaggtcaagagaaaGCTGAGGAAGAtgatcagggagaaggcaataCTAGAGGCTCAGCTGAGAGGAGATCTAGAGTTACCCCCAGAGTACAACAGCGATGAGTCCGTCAAGTACCTGGCAGAGTCACCTCCCCGCAAGCGCGTCCACTACGGacagcccggctaccgcacccgcTACTGTTAGAGATGATAGATCTAGGAGTTTAAGTTAGGAGAGTcttaagagtcttttgtaatcgttAGATCGAACGGTTTTATAGTTTGTTTAATCTAGTTAGTGTGctaagtgtgcttggttttgtgaaaatgtttgatttggatctttgtaatgattgtgacaaattgtggagtgatgaccacagtTATATCAAGTTTATAATAAAGATAATAGTTTAGTTAAGCTTGGGGTTGCCTATTCTATCTTCCTTTGCTGTCTTTACCTTATCCTTGCTCCTATTTATTTTTTCCATGATTAAATTCATGAGTCTCACttttctaaccgatcagatggtgaacaccaggtccgggtcaggagttgatcagcctgcagtacCGCGTCAGGGAGCAAGCAACAGTAACAACCCCGATCCTCAGCCGAGTCAGCAGCACCAGACACCacccgcagggatggagcagttcctcGTAGCCCAGACTCAGCTACTCGCCAACATGCAAGCCCAGATGAATcaagctccaccaccaccaccgccactaagagacaggcacagggagttcatgaggcACAAACCTCCCTCCTTCTCTCATGCACCTAATCCTCTGCAAGTCGATGATTGGATCAAGacggtggagaagatgctggatATTGCTCAGTGCACCGATAGGGAGAAGGTTCTCTATGCTTTAGGCAGACTGGAAGGAACCgctgcagattggtgggatgcttacaccgcagctcacaacacccccaacaccatcacctggcaggagttcaggcaTGAGTTCCGGAAgcaacacatacccaagggTCTGATGAAACTCAAGAAGGAGTTCCTCACGCTGAAGCAGGGAATGATGTCGGTGAGTGAGTACCAGGACAAGTTCATTCAACTGTCTCGCTACGCTTCCGCAGATGTGGCAGATGAtgaagagaagcaggatcacttcagagAAGGTCTGATtagtcctatcaagtatcagctgatggtgcacacttttgaaaactttcagaagatggtggacaatgccatcctggtggagcatgctcgcaaggagatgggtgagcagaagagaaaatTTGAGTCGTCAGGGCAGTGCGGCAACAACTCACATCCCCGTTACACGTccccgcaaggaacacctttccgcACCGAAGGATAGAAGATCAACTATGGGCAGAGTCAGTATCCGTgcttcaaccaacagggtcagcagcagcagcaagctcagtaTGCCGGTCAGTCAGCACAACACCCCAACTTCCCACAGAATCACCAGAACACCCCTACTGGGATACCTATGAGGAACAATACTCCTGCTCCCACCGGTGGCAATGCGTGCTTCAAATGTGGAGAGGTGGGACATTATGCAAATGCTTGTCCCAAGAGGAACATTCAGAATACTCCAGGGCAGTTCAATAACAGTGGACAGATGCagactccacagcagcagcaacctAGAAACAACAACCAGACGCCGCAGAACAACAGGGGTCATCAgaactacgtccgcgggcgtgtgaatcatgtggccatggagaccgctcaggaggatcaggacgttgtgttcggtatgtttctcatcaactcagcccctacatcagttttatttgattctggagcatcgtaTACTTTTATTTCTGCCGAGTATGtcgctaagtactccattcccctatgcaccatgcctagttccatgctAGTGAATTCACCTGGGGGtaatatgagggctgtgtacCATTGTCTTGGGGTGAAGATACAGATTATGGGAAGGGAATTCTATGCAAATCCAATTGTATTGCAGTCCAGTAGCATTGACATAATTCTCGGAATGGGGTGGTTGACAAAGTATGACGCAGTTATTCACTGTTCCAAACGGTCAGTAACTCTTACTAGTTTAGAGGGTGAACAATTTGAATTCATTGCAACACTTCCGTCAGCAGCAGACTGTGCAGTGAACTAGTTGAAGGCAGGTTCAattgaggacatcagagtcGTCTGTGAGTATTCGGACATCTTccccgatgatttgccaggtacgCCACCTGAATGCGATGTtgaattcatcatagatcttttacctggtaccgCACTTATTGCTAAGATGCCATATAGAATGTCGGTTCGTGAATTAGAGAAACTTAAGAAACAGTTAAAAGAACTACTAGATAAGCGgttcattcatcctagttcctcaccatggggagcccccGTCATATTGGTGCGGCTCCTGGCGCGGGCAAGCtggaggcgcggctcggggccggcgcgggctggcggcgggcggcgcgctgggcgagcaggcgcggctggggcggccggctcggcgcggtggtgggccgcggcagcggccaggTGTGCGGGCGTCGCGGGCTGTGGCGGCGAGCGTCTGCAGGCGATGCGGAGCGGCGCCAGCGCGAGCGGGAGCCGGAGCAGCGGCGCGCGGAGCGCAGAGCTGGGCCCAGACGCAGGCgacggcgggcggaggcaggcCGGCGCTGAGGCAGCGGGCCAGCAGGCTGGGGCAGCGGCTGGTGCGGGCCGTGGCTGACGCGGTGGAGCGGCTCGGGTGCAGGGCGCTGGCGGGCACTGGCTGTGAGAGCGCGCGCGGTGCGAcatggctcgggtggcgcgcaGAGCGGCAGTGGTGAAGGCAAATGATGCGCAGGCGGGCCGGTGAGCGGAGCGTGACGATGCAGACTGCGCTGGCGTGCGGCCTAGAGTATGCacaggcggccgggcgagctaACGCAGGCAGGACGGCTCGCGaacgcggagggcgctggagacgcggttggcggcgcgcgcTTGAATGGCTCGGCCAGAGCAGGAGCAGCATGCGCACGGCCGGAGGTGCGCGCGAACAGGAGCACGCAGGCGCGGGTGTGGACgctgctcgcgcgggaggcgtgacgctgacgcgtgagtggcacgtGAGCCAAGTGGCGCTAGAGCGGTTCGTGGGCGGTGCCGGAGCGAACCTGAACGACGCCGAACGGGtgacgcgagcgtgcgcgcgatgACGCGCGAAAGCAGGCggtgtgtgcaagtgttgggcAGCCGGAACAGATCGGGCCCATGAGCGCGAgtaggcgatgctggagtgcgacgtgccgagcaacggcacgcgcaggaggagttgtggtggagagCTGTttcgcgagatgcaggaacgcgatggccgtatcgaggacgcagctcaggtgttcgacgaaatgccgatacgcgtggtgctggagaacgcgagagccctgctgttgggcgaggcatcaagggtgcaagacgcc
The sequence above is drawn from the Panicum hallii strain FIL2 chromosome 7, PHallii_v3.1, whole genome shotgun sequence genome and encodes:
- the LOC112900585 gene encoding ribosome biogenesis protein BOP1 homolog, encoding MARTRQIARKRTRGPPHPIQHPQEESEQEEPEQPEDLFEFVEVDDDGDDDDHYGYYGGGGWVDTDTKEEPMELPEDHPDAAYDSQEDGAGGGGANPGAAGGDDDEDEDEDPAEPDGGDEDPDEDPDDGPAPAEATDPPPPEPHYEMQIHHLDYAEGPLPALL